In the genome of Terriglobia bacterium, the window CGTCGCCGAATCCGCTGCCGTGGCGAAACCCGATCCGGTAAACATGGAGGTGGTGAAGGCGTTTGTCACGCTCAAACGGGGATTCAGGCCGTCCGACGACCTCGAACTAGCCATTATGAACCACATCCGGAAGCGACTGTCGCCGCTGGCAATGCCGCAGGAGATCGAATTTGTCGAGTCCTTGCCGAAAACTCGCAGCGGGAAAATTGTGCGCCGGATTTTGCGGTGCAAAGAGTTCAACGAACCGGTCGGGGATCTCTCGACCGTGATGGAGGAGTAGGCAGCACACGTATTTGAGGGAAAGAGAGGTCCTCATGGACGAACTTAAAGCAGTGATTCACGACTACGTGGTTAAGGAATATCTGGAAGAAGGCGACGAGAGGGTGATCACGGAGACGACGCCGATCATCAGCAGCGGAATCGTCGATTCTTTTTCGATGGTATCGCTGAAGAGATTCTTGGAGAAAAAGTACTCGATTCGAATTCCTGACGAGGAGGCTACTCCGGACGCTTTCGATACGGTTTCGAGCATAGCCACGCTGGTCAGGCGTTTTCAGCAAGCACAGAAAGTCGAGGCGTAGTGAGTTCCATGGTCCACGACCTTCGGAGGGAACACCATGGCTTTCAATGATTACGTACGCAATACATACGAGGCGGAATTGGAAGGGATCAAAGCCGCGGGTCTCTTCAAGGAAGAACGGTACATTCATTCGCCGCAGTTCTCTGAGATTGAAGTCGAATTCCCGGCAGGATCCGCAGTGCGCAAGTGCATCAACATCTGCGCAAATAATTACCTGGGAC includes:
- a CDS encoding acyl carrier protein, which produces MDELKAVIHDYVVKEYLEEGDERVITETTPIISSGIVDSFSMVSLKRFLEKKYSIRIPDEEATPDAFDTVSSIATLVRRFQQAQKVEA